The Borrelia hermsii DAH genome includes a region encoding these proteins:
- a CDS encoding Vsp/OspC family lipoprotein has product MRKRISAIIMTLFMVFMSCNNGGPELKSDEVAKSDGTVLDLAKISKKIKEASAFAASVKEVETLVKSIDELAKAIGKKIKNDGTLEFADADKDKNGSLIAGAFQIILIAEGKLKGLDKEAGISEALKAKVTDAEAKSKAFLAKVKGQTATLGKNDASDEDTKKAIDRIGQPGGDKGASELEALNAAIDELLKAANDAVEAVIKELTASVKAEKPSQNN; this is encoded by the coding sequence ATGAGAAAAAGAATAAGTGCAATAATAATGACTTTATTTATGGTGTTTATGTCATGTAATAATGGAGGTCCAGAGCTTAAAAGTGACGAAGTGGCTAAGTCTGACGGAACAGTACTTGATTTGGCAAAGATAAGTAAAAAGATAAAAGAGGCTAGTGCTTTTGCAGCAAGTGTTAAAGAAGTAGAAACCTTAGTTAAGTCTATTGATGAGCTTGCTAAAGCTATTGGAAAGAAAATTAAAAATGATGGTACCCTTGAGTTTGCTGATGCTGATAAAGATAAGAATGGGTCATTAATTGCAGGGGCATTTCAAATAATATTGATTGCGGAAGGAAAATTGAAAGGCTTAGATAAAGAGGCTGGAATCTCTGAGGCATTAAAGGCAAAGGTTACTGATGCTGAAGCTAAAAGTAAAGCATTCTTGGCTAAAGTGAAAGGACAAACCGCTACCCTTGGTAAAAATGATGCTAGTGATGAAGACACAAAAAAAGCTATAGATAGAATAGGACAGCCTGGTGGAGATAAAGGAGCTTCTGAGCTTGAAGCACTTAACGCAGCAATAGATGAGTTATTAAAGGCTGCTAATGATGCAGTAGAAGCTGTAATTAAAGAGCTTACAGCTTCTGTTAAAGCAGAAAAACCTTCTCAAAATAACTAA
- a CDS encoding Vsp/OspC family lipoprotein: MTLFMVFMSCNNGGPELKSDEVAKSDGTVLDLAKISAKIKEASDFATSVKEVHTLVKSIDELAKAIGKKIQNGDTLATDNNHNGGIIAGSFQMISTVKSKLDILAKTNELSDELNQKVNASKSKADAFLGKLKTNHTDLGKEGATDDHAKAALLITNNTKDKGASELEALNAAIDELLKAVNAAVEAAITELTAPVKAEKPFQNN, translated from the coding sequence ATGACTTTATTTATGGTGTTTATGTCATGTAATAATGGAGGGCCAGAGCTTAAAAGTGACGAAGTAGCTAAGTCTGACGGAACAGTGCTTGATTTGGCAAAAATAAGCGCAAAGATAAAAGAGGCTAGTGATTTTGCAACAAGTGTTAAAGAAGTTCATACTTTAGTTAAGTCTATTGATGAGCTCGCTAAAGCTATTGGTAAGAAAATCCAAAACGGAGATACTCTTGCTACTGATAACAATCATAATGGGGGTATAATTGCAGGGTCATTTCAAATGATATCAACTGTAAAGTCTAAATTAGACATATTAGCAAAAACAAATGAACTTTCTGATGAATTGAATCAAAAAGTTAATGCTTCTAAAAGCAAAGCCGACGCTTTCTTAGGTAAATTGAAAACCAATCATACTGATCTTGGTAAAGAAGGAGCTACTGACGACCATGCAAAAGCAGCTTTACTTATAACAAATAATACTAAAGATAAAGGAGCTTCTGAGCTTGAAGCACTTAACGCAGCAATAGATGAGTTATTAAAGGCTGTTAATGCTGCAGTAGAAGCTGCAATTACAGAGCTTACAGCTCCTGTTAAAGCAGAAAAACCTTTTCAAAATAACTAA
- a CDS encoding plasmid maintenance protein yields the protein MNSTHNEKAPPYTKPLKEYHSRYYKILSILRYFQKNAIKYNQTIILNALNIFLFKDSLKQITLRTLRKDLAFLYNKGIIKKNLLRLGEGNGSYIRYTVTKYSVNNLKRLLKAKQEIIEHDANAIYKFTKETQKKYSKNKGVKILKSKNATKNVSHNITNNKCINNKEKRRKETKIEVTNNTYVLIQNVSKWKTMRYLDKIKDNANKKRYEEAMMRTKEWLKNLKTENSTNRSYGIENKF from the coding sequence ATGAATAGCACTCACAATGAAAAGGCTCCGCCTTACACAAAACCATTAAAGGAATATCATAGTAGATATTACAAAATACTGTCAATACTTAGATACTTTCAAAAAAATGCAATTAAGTACAACCAAACAATAATTCTAAATGCATTAAACATTTTTCTGTTTAAAGACAGTCTTAAACAAATTACACTTAGAACCTTAAGAAAAGATTTAGCCTTTCTATACAACAAAGGCATTATTAAAAAGAATTTATTAAGACTGGGCGAAGGAAATGGCTCATACATAAGATATACAGTAACTAAATACAGCGTTAACAATTTAAAAAGACTACTTAAAGCCAAACAAGAAATTATCGAACACGATGCTAATGCAATATATAAATTCACAAAAGAAACACAAAAAAAATACTCCAAAAATAAGGGGGTCAAAATTTTGAAATCTAAAAATGCAACTAAAAATGTCAGTCATAATATAACTAATAATAAATGTATAAATAATAAAGAAAAAAGAAGAAAAGAAACAAAAATTGAAGTGACAAATAACACATATGTTTTAATACAGAATGTATCTAAATGGAAAACAATGAGATATTTGGATAAAATAAAAGATAATGCGAACAAAAAGAGATATGAAGAGGCCATGATGAGAACAAAAGAATGGTTGAAGAATTTAAAGACTGAAAATAGTACTAACAGGAGCTATGGGATAGAAAACAAATTTTAA
- a CDS encoding Vsp/OspC family lipoprotein: MELLDLAKISAKIKEVSAFAASVKEVHTLIKSIGDLAKAIGKKIKTDETGTLESSTADQNEQLVAGAFQVVSTVKGELESLVQVDGISDDLKAKVNEAKNANDGLLSKFKSSAKDNESVKKDEEAKKVIDRTNASATELKKLDTAVDELLKAANEAVSAAIAELTAPAKS, translated from the coding sequence ATGGAACTACTTGATTTGGCAAAAATAAGTGCAAAGATAAAAGAGGTTAGTGCTTTTGCAGCAAGTGTAAAAGAAGTTCATACTTTAATTAAGTCAATAGGTGATCTTGCCAAAGCTATTGGTAAGAAAATTAAAACAGATGAGACTGGGACTTTAGAGTCTTCTACGGCGGATCAAAATGAACAGTTAGTTGCAGGGGCATTTCAAGTGGTATCAACCGTAAAAGGTGAATTGGAAAGTTTAGTGCAAGTAGATGGAATCTCAGATGACCTTAAGGCGAAGGTTAATGAGGCCAAGAATGCAAATGATGGTTTATTAAGTAAATTTAAGAGTTCTGCAAAGGATAACGAAAGTGTTAAAAAAGATGAAGAGGCAAAAAAAGTTATAGATCGAACCAATGCTTCTGCTACTGAGCTTAAGAAACTTGACACAGCAGTTGATGAGTTGTTAAAAGCTGCTAATGAGGCGGTAAGTGCTGCAATCGCAGAGCTTACCGCTCCTGCTAAGTCTTAG
- a CDS encoding Mlp family lipoprotein: MSKPIRLILCGTLLLCCCKGYQVSIVPTEAQTHSRAKKALDNLQKENDKTQEKITLTADEQKKFDSLKHAFEKVIEKLQDQIQGCQNGNKSKCNNFWTWLDGHIQKQKELANAFTKVYEFLEDKRKKHENNKTFDSYISDAIDCKVNNQCNNADNKYGTGNNDIEQFFRGVLNDISTKNHNEEMFECLKKELLDSTNHVAGLTANWQ; this comes from the coding sequence ATGAGTAAGCCTATAAGGTTAATACTTTGTGGCACATTACTCTTATGCTGTTGCAAAGGATATCAAGTAAGTATAGTGCCTACTGAAGCTCAGACACACAGTAGAGCTAAGAAAGCTTTGGATAATTTACAAAAGGAAAATGATAAAACACAAGAAAAGATTACTCTAACTGCTGATGAGCAAAAGAAGTTTGACTCTTTAAAGCATGCGTTTGAAAAAGTAATTGAAAAATTACAAGACCAAATTCAAGGATGTCAAAACGGTAACAAGAGTAAATGCAATAATTTTTGGACTTGGCTTGATGGTCACATACAAAAACAAAAAGAATTAGCTAATGCTTTTACTAAAGTCTATGAATTCTTAGAAGACAAAAGAAAAAAGCATGAAAATAATAAGACTTTTGATTCTTATATAAGTGATGCTATTGATTGTAAAGTCAATAATCAATGTAATAATGCAGATAATAAGTATGGCACTGGCAATAATGACATAGAGCAATTTTTTAGGGGGGTTTTAAACGATATATCTACTAAAAATCATAATGAAGAAATGTTTGAATGTCTTAAAAAAGAATTACTTGATTCAACTAATCATGTAGCTGGACTTACAGCAAATTGGCAATGA
- a CDS encoding ParA family protein: MDRKKTEIITIASIKGGVGKSTSALFFSNILSHESYKVLLIDSDPQASITSYFLFKLQEQNIDIERYNLYEIFKQRKYIENCIFNVSNCIDVIPSSLELSSFNSESIPLQDNLLEKRLLAVKSKYDYVIIDTNPSLGHLLNNALIVADYLVIPINSDLWAVESIDLIIDATKKVYREDLLPNFLVTGALERQSIDKEIISELETRYRENLIGIIPKRDDIKKTVFYRKKFSLNTDYYQEYKKSLNNLLKK; the protein is encoded by the coding sequence ATGGATAGAAAAAAAACAGAAATAATAACTATAGCATCAATTAAAGGTGGTGTTGGAAAAAGTACAAGTGCCCTGTTCTTTAGCAATATATTATCACATGAAAGTTACAAAGTTTTGCTAATTGATAGCGATCCCCAAGCTAGTATTACCAGTTATTTTTTATTCAAATTGCAAGAACAAAACATAGATATCGAAAGATATAACCTATATGAAATTTTTAAACAAAGGAAATACATAGAAAATTGTATCTTTAATGTAAGTAATTGTATAGACGTAATTCCTAGTTCATTAGAATTGTCTTCTTTTAATTCCGAAAGTATTCCTTTGCAAGATAATCTATTAGAAAAAAGACTGTTAGCAGTTAAATCCAAATATGACTATGTAATAATTGATACAAATCCTAGCTTAGGGCATCTTCTAAATAATGCCTTAATTGTTGCTGATTATCTAGTTATTCCCATTAATTCTGATTTATGGGCAGTTGAAAGCATAGATTTAATAATAGATGCTACAAAAAAAGTTTATAGGGAAGATCTCTTGCCTAATTTTTTGGTAACGGGTGCTTTAGAAAGACAGAGTATTGATAAAGAAATAATATCAGAGCTAGAAACTCGCTATAGAGAAAACTTGATAGGCATTATTCCTAAAAGAGATGACATAAAAAAGACAGTATTTTATAGAAAGAAATTTTCTTTAAATACTGATTATTATCAAGAATATAAGAAATCTTTAAATAATCTCTTAAAGAAATAA
- a CDS encoding Mlp family lipoprotein — translation MNKINFILILLLLISSCNQNNNKDKEIKSKNKRDLEATQEVQKTPEEMLKEKLNDTEKTNLDFLKEALGNESDFNKLLSHDEYKIKSVLEHIKSELEKCTGDNANEQKNTFKTVLQGSFKGNSDNLETFKNQASSTCGAGG, via the coding sequence ATGAATAAAATTAATTTTATTTTGATTTTATTACTACTAATTAGTAGTTGCAATCAAAATAACAATAAGGATAAAGAAATTAAAAGTAAAAATAAAAGGGATTTAGAAGCAACTCAAGAAGTGCAAAAAACACCTGAAGAAATGTTAAAAGAAAAGTTAAATGATACTGAAAAAACAAATTTAGACTTCTTAAAAGAGGCTTTGGGTAATGAAAGTGATTTCAACAAGCTTTTAAGCCATGATGAATATAAAATTAAATCTGTACTTGAACATATAAAGAGTGAACTTGAAAAGTGCACAGGTGATAATGCTAATGAGCAAAAAAACACTTTTAAAACAGTATTACAAGGTTCATTTAAAGGTAATAGTGACAATTTAGAAACATTTAAAAACCAAGCATCAAGTACTTGTGGAGCAGGGGGGTAA
- a CDS encoding variable large family protein — protein sequence MRKRISAIIMTLFMVLASCSNQLEAEKLAAESKNTFFDSLVKIGQGFQDIFGIFGNAIGDALGFNAVKSGDKKSKVGEHFKKIGDGLTTTKDKLKELSNKISEAKNADGSSIEAVKGAIKGAGDVFDKLIGALTKLSDTAKEAGDTNIGDANNAGAAVAADENSVKAVIANVKEIIDAADKSGVKIELGNAGNQVTAGAQTDAPAALAANNNAQANSGPKLAEEVSKADPWAMINKIKNAKTGINLAVGDNNEVGALATKIADANSTGAKTNADLAAAVALKAITKGGKFSHAANEDGAVKAAAVSAVNKVLGVLDVIIRKAVNLELDKIKEAVKGIKYSESTGEATESDTAQPITNKSLN from the coding sequence ATGAGAAAAAGAATAAGTGCAATAATAATGACTTTATTTATGGTATTAGCAAGCTGTAGTAATCAACTTGAGGCTGAGAAACTAGCAGCAGAAAGTAAGAATACATTTTTTGATTCATTAGTAAAGATAGGGCAAGGATTTCAAGATATATTTGGAATTTTTGGAAATGCAATAGGTGATGCATTAGGATTTAATGCAGTTAAATCTGGTGACAAGAAAAGTAAAGTAGGTGAACACTTTAAGAAAATAGGAGATGGACTTACAACTACTAAGGATAAGTTAAAAGAGCTATCAAATAAAATATCTGAAGCAAAGAATGCTGATGGAAGTAGCATTGAAGCTGTTAAAGGTGCAATTAAAGGAGCGGGTGATGTTTTTGATAAATTAATTGGTGCTCTAACTAAACTTTCTGATACTGCTAAAGAAGCTGGTGATACTAATATTGGCGATGCTAATAATGCTGGTGCTGCAGTAGCTGCTGATGAAAATAGTGTAAAAGCTGTAATTGCTAATGTAAAGGAAATTATTGATGCAGCGGATAAATCTGGTGTAAAGATTGAATTGGGGAATGCTGGTAATCAGGTAACAGCTGGTGCTCAAACCGATGCCCCTGCTGCCCTTGCTGCAAATAATAATGCTCAAGCTAATTCTGGTCCTAAGTTAGCTGAAGAAGTATCAAAAGCAGATCCATGGGCAATGATTAATAAAATTAAAAATGCTAAGACTGGTATTAATCTTGCTGTTGGTGATAATAATGAAGTAGGAGCTCTAGCCACTAAAATAGCTGATGCTAATAGTACTGGAGCTAAAACAAATGCCGATTTAGCTGCTGCTGTTGCTCTTAAGGCAATTACTAAAGGTGGGAAATTTAGTCATGCTGCTAATGAAGATGGAGCAGTTAAAGCAGCAGCAGTAAGTGCAGTAAATAAGGTATTAGGAGTACTGGACGTAATAATTAGAAAAGCAGTAAATCTAGAACTTGATAAAATTAAAGAAGCAGTAAAGGGAATAAAATACTCTGAGTCTACTGGTGAAGCTACTGAATCTGATACTGCTCAACCAATTACTAATAAATCGTTAAACTAA
- a CDS encoding chromosome replication/partitioning protein, whose product MRDKNKMIVGRRVNIKECDLETKLPGDNRKDEYLRLKDKLKSLMADDIYNKIETAKILSLISERKLYIFDGYKNFYSFLADFKIAKSQAYKYIKIAAGVEQGIIDYDFVASNGIENTIRKLEDNSIVKKSRQNSIKPLRFQLKLQESYNFYKQNAKFTGFLLDELFTNRKDLLKEFLNQFKS is encoded by the coding sequence ATGAGAGATAAAAATAAGATGATAGTGGGAAGAAGGGTTAATATTAAAGAGTGTGATTTGGAAACAAAATTACCAGGGGACAATCGTAAAGATGAATATTTAAGATTAAAAGACAAACTAAAATCTTTAATGGCAGACGATATTTATAATAAAATAGAAACAGCAAAAATACTCAGTTTAATAAGTGAAAGAAAGTTATATATTTTTGATGGATATAAGAATTTTTATAGCTTTTTAGCTGATTTTAAGATCGCGAAATCCCAAGCATATAAATATATAAAAATAGCGGCAGGCGTAGAGCAGGGCATTATCGATTATGATTTTGTAGCTAGTAATGGAATTGAAAATACCATTAGAAAATTAGAAGACAATAGTATTGTTAAGAAGTCAAGACAGAATTCGATTAAGCCACTGCGTTTTCAACTTAAACTACAAGAGAGTTATAATTTTTATAAGCAAAATGCAAAATTTACAGGTTTTTTGTTGGATGAACTTTTTACAAATAGAAAGGATTTGCTTAAAGAGTTTTTAAATCAATTCAAAAGCTAA
- a CDS encoding variable large family protein: MRKRISAIIMTLFMVLVSCNSGGVAEDPKHVYLTSIANLGKGFLDVFVTFGDMVTGAFGIKADTKKSDIGKYFTDIETTMTTVKKKLQDEVAKNGNYIKIKEVVDKFITGTLDKIASGAKEAAKSATGDAAIGNAVKNEDAAPAEVASVNSLVKGIKEIVGVVLKDNEGDAAATKTADAEKKSVGKLLGKGAADGTETQAAAASASIGAITGADILQAIAKSGKAGAGEIKIEEAKNAAEIAAAKADSKDLAIDSAKKDAVIAAGIALRAMAKDGKFAAKNNEEKSEHAVNGAAASAVGKTLSTLIIAIRNTVDSGLKTINEVLATAKQEDKSAEATNPTEATTSGQQANN; this comes from the coding sequence ATGAGAAAAAGAATAAGTGCAATAATAATGACTTTATTTATGGTATTAGTAAGCTGTAATAGCGGTGGGGTTGCGGAAGATCCTAAACATGTGTATTTAACATCTATAGCTAATTTAGGGAAAGGATTTTTAGATGTTTTTGTGACTTTTGGAGATATGGTTACTGGAGCTTTTGGTATTAAGGCTGATACTAAGAAAAGTGATATAGGGAAGTATTTCACTGATATTGAAACTACTATGACAACAGTAAAAAAGAAGTTGCAAGATGAAGTTGCTAAGAATGGTAATTACATAAAAATTAAGGAAGTAGTTGACAAGTTTATTACAGGGACATTAGATAAAATTGCATCAGGAGCAAAGGAAGCAGCTAAAAGTGCTACTGGTGATGCTGCTATAGGAAATGCTGTTAAAAATGAGGATGCTGCACCTGCAGAAGTAGCAAGTGTTAACTCACTTGTTAAAGGGATTAAAGAAATAGTTGGTGTAGTTTTAAAGGATAATGAGGGAGATGCAGCAGCTACTAAGACAGCAGATGCTGAGAAAAAATCAGTTGGTAAGTTGCTTGGTAAAGGTGCTGCTGATGGAACGGAAACACAAGCTGCCGCAGCAAGCGCATCAATAGGGGCAATAACTGGGGCTGATATTCTTCAAGCTATTGCTAAGTCTGGTAAGGCTGGTGCTGGTGAGATTAAAATCGAAGAAGCAAAGAATGCAGCAGAGATTGCTGCTGCTAAGGCTGATAGTAAAGATCTTGCAATAGACTCAGCAAAGAAGGATGCGGTTATAGCAGCTGGCATTGCACTGCGAGCAATGGCAAAAGATGGTAAATTTGCTGCTAAGAATAATGAAGAGAAATCTGAACATGCAGTAAATGGAGCAGCAGCAAGTGCAGTAGGTAAGACATTAAGTACACTTATAATAGCAATAAGGAATACTGTTGATAGTGGATTAAAAACAATAAATGAAGTACTAGCTACAGCTAAACAAGAAGATAAGTCAGCAGAAGCAACTAATCCTACAGAAGCAACAACTAGTGGTCAGCAAGCGAATAACTAG
- a CDS encoding DUF226 domain-containing protein, giving the protein MENSLKRLKERKSEIKLPKKKSSFFIQIEKKNNKTLYHTKIMIDFYTFGIDKNDNNKFFIILRSWSRKKKYQFNLFSLIDNNKFLGIYYGYRKPIKNIITQYEENGAIKTYGFSKAYYIEFRFKKGSVFCYIQGIYYLLKKEKLETKYCKKLIEIVMKLEKEIYEFYNKKLPDGGIITRWIEKKQK; this is encoded by the coding sequence ATGGAAAACTCATTGAAACGATTAAAAGAAAGGAAGTCAGAAATTAAGTTGCCCAAAAAAAAGAGTAGTTTCTTTATTCAAATAGAGAAAAAAAATAATAAGACACTGTACCACACAAAAATTATGATAGATTTCTATACATTTGGAATCGATAAAAATGATAATAACAAATTTTTTATTATCTTAAGAAGCTGGTCTAGAAAAAAGAAATATCAGTTTAACTTATTTTCTTTAATAGATAATAACAAATTTTTAGGTATTTATTATGGATATAGGAAGCCAATTAAGAATATCATAACACAATATGAAGAAAATGGAGCAATTAAGACATATGGTTTTTCAAAGGCTTATTATATTGAGTTTAGATTTAAGAAAGGAAGTGTTTTTTGTTATATCCAAGGAATCTATTATTTACTTAAAAAAGAAAAGTTAGAAACCAAATATTGCAAAAAATTGATCGAAATAGTGATGAAGTTAGAAAAAGAGATATATGAATTTTACAATAAAAAGTTACCAGATGGAGGGATTATAACAAGATGGATAGAAAAAAAACAGAAATAA
- a CDS encoding Vsp/OspC family lipoprotein, which translates to MCASNNCENKKIKCDNNDFVLFVSYGSAGPAEQGQVTKSDGTVLDLAKISAKIKEASTFVASVKEVETLVKSIDELAKAIGKKIKQNSEDLEVDNGKNNKNGELVAGAFQVMLTVKAKLEKLGNTPEISEELKGKITDSKSKCKEFVDKVKADSDISKAEATDEHVKKAIDQVNAPAGEKGVVELVKLNKSIGELLKAANAAAEAAIAELTAPAKF; encoded by the coding sequence GTGTGCGCAAGTAATAATTGTGAAAATAAAAAAATTAAGTGCGATAATAATGACTTTGTTTTATTTGTATCTTATGGTAGTGCAGGACCAGCAGAGCAAGGTCAAGTAACTAAGTCTGACGGAACAGTACTTGATTTGGCAAAAATAAGTGCAAAGATAAAAGAGGCTAGTACTTTTGTAGCAAGTGTTAAAGAAGTAGAGACCTTGGTTAAGTCAATAGATGAGCTTGCTAAAGCTATTGGTAAGAAAATTAAGCAAAATTCCGAAGACCTTGAAGTGGATAATGGCAAAAATAATAAGAATGGAGAGTTAGTCGCAGGAGCATTTCAGGTAATGTTGACTGTGAAAGCTAAATTGGAAAAATTAGGGAACACGCCTGAAATTTCTGAAGAGCTAAAAGGAAAGATTACTGATTCTAAGAGCAAATGTAAAGAATTTGTGGATAAAGTAAAAGCAGATTCTGATATTTCTAAAGCAGAGGCTACAGATGAGCATGTAAAAAAAGCTATAGATCAAGTAAATGCTCCTGCTGGAGAAAAAGGTGTTGTTGAACTTGTTAAACTTAACAAATCAATAGGTGAGTTGTTAAAGGCTGCTAACGCAGCAGCAGAAGCTGCAATCGCAGAGCTTACAGCTCCTGCTAAGTTTTAA